The Dioscorea cayenensis subsp. rotundata cultivar TDr96_F1 chromosome 19, TDr96_F1_v2_PseudoChromosome.rev07_lg8_w22 25.fasta, whole genome shotgun sequence genome includes a window with the following:
- the LOC120250514 gene encoding LOW QUALITY PROTEIN: cold-responsive protein kinase 1-like (The sequence of the model RefSeq protein was modified relative to this genomic sequence to represent the inferred CDS: deleted 2 bases in 1 codon), giving the protein MTCFCHIFKRGKKRRNQFVQGDEVADISGIENTRIYTYNELSIATEDFSPRNKIGEGGFGSVYMGKLADGNKVAIKVLSSESRQGVKEFLTELTVISSIVHDNLVKLYGCCVEANNRILVYGYLENNSLAQTLLGKNASNIQFSWKTRAKISIGVARGLAFLHEEAEPHIVHRDIKASNILLDKDLTPKISDFGLAKLVPANVTHVSTRVAGTMGYLAPEYAVRGQVTWKSDVYSFGVLLLEIVSGRCNTNTRLPFAERFLLDRVWSLYEVCELREIVDMSITDDMEIEEACKFLKVGLLCTQDVSNLRPTMSTVVHMLTGEKDVDIQKITKPGLISDLMNFRNPKKTDETNTSSSSEMATFPAMSSETTTYISFTFTAISERD; this is encoded by the exons ATGACGTGTTTTTGTCACATTTTCAAAAGGGGCAAGAAACGGAGGAATCAATTTGTTCAAGGTGATGAAG TTGCAGATATTTCTGGCATCGAAAACACAagaatttatacatataatgaACTGAGTATTGCCACTGAAGATTTCAGTCCTCGCAACAAGATTGGTGAGGGTGGTTTTGGTTCTGTCTATATG GGAAAGCTCGCTGATGGGAAC AAAGTTGCTATAAAAGTGCTATCCTCTGAGTCAAGGCAAGGAGTGAAAGAGTTCTTAACTGAGCTGACTGTGATATCTAGTATAGTGCATGATAACCTTGTCAAGTTGTATGGTTGCTGCGTCGAAGCCAATAACAGAATTCTGGTTTATGGTTATCTTGAGAACAATAGCCTTGCACAAACTCTTCTTG GTAAGAATGCAAGTAATATTCAGTTCAGCTGGAAGACGCGAGCTAAGATCAGTATTGGTGTTGCTCGTGGGCTTGCATTTCTTCATGAAGAGGCAGAGCCACATATTGTTCATCGGGACATCAAAGCAAGCAATATTCTACTTGATAAGGATCTTACTCCCAAAATCTCAGATTTTGGTTTGGCAAAGCTTGTCCCAGCCAATGTGACCCATGTTAGCACACGAGTTGCAGGAACAAT GGGATACTTGGCACCTGAGTATGCAGTCCGTGGGCAGGTAACATGGAAGTCAGATGTGTACAGCTTCGGTGTTCTTCTTTTAGAAATAGTTAGTGGCAGATGCAATACAAATACAAG GTTACCATTTGCGGAAAGATTTCTTCTCGACAGG GTGTGGTCCTTGTATGAGGTTTGTGAGTTAAGAGAAATTGTTGATATGTCTATAACTGATGATATGGAAATTGAAGAAGCATGCAAATTCTTGAAAGTTGGTCTACTTTGCACACAAGATGTATCCAATCTCCGGCCAACCATGTCAACAGTAGTCCACATGCTAACCGGCGAGAAGGACGTCGACATTCAGAAAATCACCAAACCAGGTCTAATTTCCGACTTGATGAACTTCAGAAACCCAAAAAAGACCGATGAGACAAACACATCCTCATCATCTGAAATGGCAACTTTTCCGGCAATGTCATCAGAAACCACCACCTACATATCCTTCACCTTCACCGCAATCAGTGAACGAGACTGA
- the LOC120249609 gene encoding uncharacterized protein LOC120249609 isoform X2, with the protein MMNNSNQQVLTQNFQEPFARKRDHPLFEGIRRSVSMVATQENASISSLTHSLSSIWEFESKISTSDTVSIAGSLISEIDDGNINQNIKAMDPPGTVSPHCAASFYSSSNPSTKMCSSVAMLNEYLRARKDDITAGVPGMLLFAVIGQEDADIGSVVSTILYAYFLNEARESRYDCFVPVINMERDDLRIHPELNWLLHSCQIEVSSLVFIDEIDLTYFDVYGSLNLVLVNGHKLPRKQEGLKEALVETINSELNLHICRGTVCRNITRNSCWDWNL; encoded by the exons ATGATGAACAACTCTAATCAACAAGTTCTCACTCAAAACTTCCAg gaaCCATTTGCACGTAAGAGAGATCATCCCTTGTTTGAAGGTATTAGAAGAAGTGTTTCCATGGTGGCAACTCAAGAGAATGCCTCAATTTCAAGCTTAACACACTCACTGTCTTCTATTTGGGAGTTTGAGTCTAAAATCAGCACTTCAGACACTGTAAGCATTGCTGGTTCATTGATATCAGAGATAGATGATGGGAACATTAATCAGAATATCAAGGCCATGGATCCTCCAGGAACTGTTTCTCCTCACTGTGCTGCATCATTTTACTCTTCTTCCAATCCTTCAACTAAAATGTGTTCCAGTGTTGCAATGTTGAATGAGTATCTGAGAGCCAGGAAGGATGATATCACTGCTGGTGTTCCAGGGATGCTTTTGTTTGCTGTGATTGGACAGGAAGATGCTG ATATAGGATCTGTTGTTTCCACAATTTTGTATGCTTATTTCTTGAATGAAGCTAGAGAGAGTAGATATGACTGTTTTGTGCCTGTAATTAACATGGAGAGAGATGATTTAAGGATTCATCCTGAGCTCAATTGGCTGCTTCATTCTTGTCAAATTGAAGTTTCTAGTTTGGTTTTCATTGATGAG ATTGATCTGACATACTTTGATGTGTATGGTAGTTTAAATCTTGTGCTAGTGAATGGTCATAAGTTACCAAGAAAACAAGAG GGATTAAAAGAAGCATTAGTAGAAACCATAAACAGTGAg CTCAATCTGCACATTTGTCGCGGAACAGTTTGCAGAAACATCACCAGAAATTCTTGCTGGGATTGGAATTTGTAG